Part of the Methylorubrum populi genome is shown below.
CCAGTCGAGCGCGCATCGTCTCAGTTCTTCGCGACGACGACGGCTTCCTGAACGATCTCGGCGTTCGCGCTGGCGGGCGGCAACGGCTTGTCCCGCTCGATATATTCCTGGAGAAGTCGCTGGCCGATTGCAGGATTGCGGAACCTCCAGAGGCCCTTGCGCGCGCCCTCCATCAAGGTCGAGTAGACGGCCAGTTCGATCGATTCCCGCACGGCGAACTGCGTCGGCTCGTTGCGTGTCACGCCCGCATCGAGTTCGAACAGCTTGTTGACCGCGACGTAGCGGAACGTGTTCGTGTTGAGGCCGATCGAGTAGATCGTCTTCGTCGTCGTGACGCTGGTCAGCACCTCGCCCGACTGCACGGACACGATGCGCATCCCGACCGTTACGATGTCGCGGCGATAGCGGATGTCGCCGCCGATGCCGAGATAGCGGGCGCCGATGCCGCCCGTGACGAAATTCGCGTCGTAGGCAAGGATTCCGCCCTCGACCAGCAAACCGGCGAAGCGGATCGGTGGCAGGGGCTTGGCCTGGTCCTGATCGAATTCCTGGCGGGTAGCCCGGATAAGCTGCCGTTCCTGCAGGATGTTGGCGAGGCTGCCGCGCTCGACGACCCGGAACCAACTGCCCCCGCCGGTGCGGCGCAGGGCGTCCACGAGGAAGGCGGCGCCGCCCTGCGTCACGGCTCGCGAGAACTCGGCGAAGTTGTCGCTCGGTTTGTTCTGGCCGGTCAGATCGGGGAAGCTGTAGACGGCAAGGTCCACGGCTTTGACGGGGGGCGGAAGCAATTCGAGGTTCAAGCCCGTCGGCGAGGTCTCGGTGACAGTCGGCGCCTCGTTGAGCGGTTCGCGCTCGCCGACGGCAACGCAACCGCCCAAACCGAGCGTCACGGCGAGAAGACCACCGACGGCGAGGCGTCGGATCGAGAAATGTTCAGCCCACATAAGGATCAAAAATCCCGATCATGACCGGGTTGCTTGGTGCAACCTTCGGATTATCGTGGTTCAAACACCGCATCGAACGCGTCCGATTTGATCTCGGGACTTTCGTGAGACGGCGATATCGAGCTTGGACACGTTATGGGCCAGCAGGCACCAGGACGGTACTGTTCGTCTGCCCATCGAAGATGTTGATTCGGACGTTCGCCCCTTCGCGGTTGAAGTCGATTTTTGTCCCCTGGAATTCGAACGTTCCGCTTTGTTGAGCGTTCTCGCCGAAGATTGCCCGCGTGATCTGGTTCGCCAGAGAGCTGTAGAGTTGTGATTGCAGCTGCTGCGCGAAGATCTGTCCCGGCGTCAGCGATTGGCCGTTGCGTCCGGTCTGGCTGGTGAAGATCTGATTCAGGCGTTGCTCTCGGGCCTGCGGCATGTTCTGGGCATTGGCCTCGCTCTGCAGCCAGTTTCCGTTGA
Proteins encoded:
- a CDS encoding CsgG/HfaB family protein yields the protein MWAEHFSIRRLAVGGLLAVTLGLGGCVAVGEREPLNEAPTVTETSPTGLNLELLPPPVKAVDLAVYSFPDLTGQNKPSDNFAEFSRAVTQGGAAFLVDALRRTGGGSWFRVVERGSLANILQERQLIRATRQEFDQDQAKPLPPIRFAGLLVEGGILAYDANFVTGGIGARYLGIGGDIRYRRDIVTVGMRIVSVQSGEVLTSVTTTKTIYSIGLNTNTFRYVAVNKLFELDAGVTRNEPTQFAVRESIELAVYSTLMEGARKGLWRFRNPAIGQRLLQEYIERDKPLPPASANAEIVQEAVVVAKN
- a CDS encoding curli production assembly/transport component CsgF, with amino-acid sequence MKTRILAASALLMLSAGPVPAGNLIYQPVNPAFGGSPLNGNWLQSEANAQNMPQAREQRLNQIFTSQTGRNGQSLTPGQIFAQQLQSQLYSSLANQITRAIFGENAQQSGTFEFQGTKIDFNREGANVRINIFDGQTNSTVLVPAGP